A DNA window from Leopardus geoffroyi isolate Oge1 chromosome A1, O.geoffroyi_Oge1_pat1.0, whole genome shotgun sequence contains the following coding sequences:
- the WDR55 gene encoding WD repeat-containing protein 55, protein MDRTCEERPVEDENDEEDPNSTEAPIRIRDTPEDIVLEAPASGLAFHPTRNFLAAGDVDGDVYVFSYSCQEGETKELWSSGHHLKSCRAVVFSEDGQKLVTVSKDKAIHVLDVEQGRLERRISKAHGAPINSLLLVDEHVLATGDDTGGIRLWDQRKEGPLMDMRQHEEYIADMTLDPAKKLLLTASGDGCLGVFNIRRRRFELLSEPQSGDLTSVTLMKYGKKVACGSSEGTIYLFNWNGFGATSDRFALRAESIDCMVPVTESLLCTGSTDGIIRAVNILPNRVVGTVGQHAGEPVEKLALSHCGCFLASSGHDQRLKFWNMAELRTVVVDDYRQRKKKGGPLRALSSKAWSTDDFFAGLREEDDSTAQKEGEESEDESD, encoded by the exons ATGGACCGCACGTGTGAGGAGAGGCCTGTGGAGGATGAGAACGACGAGGAAGACCCCAACTCCACGGAAGCCCCCATCCGCATCCGGGACACTCCGGAAGACATCGTGCTGGAAGCTCCAGCCAGTGGGCTGGCGTTCCATCCGACCCGCAACTTTCTGGCGGCGGGGGACGTGGACGGGGACGTGTACGT cttTTCCTACTCCTGCCAAGAGGGAGAAACCAAGGAGCTCTGGTCTTCAGGTCACCACCTCAAATCCTGTCGAGCCGTGGTCTTCTCTGAAGATGGGCAGA AACTTGTTACTGTCTCCAAGGACAAAGCCATCCACGTTCTAGATGTGGAGCAGGGCCGACTGGAAAGACGCATATCCAAGGCTCATGG TGCCCCCATCAACAGTCTCCTGCTGGTAGATGAGCATGTCCTGGCCACTGGGGATGACACAGGTGGCATCCGGCTCTGGGACCAGCGGAAGGAGGGCCCCTTAATGGATATGCGGCAGCACGAGGAGTATATTGCCGACATGACTCTGGACCCAGCTAAGAAGCTGCTACTGACAGCCAG TGGGGATGGCTGCCTTGGTGTCTTCAACATCAGGCGACGCCGGTTTGAACTgctctcagagcctcagtctgGAGACCTGACCTCGGTCACCCTCATGAAA TATGGAAAGAAGGTGGCCTGTGGCTCCAGTGAAGGTACTATATACCTCTTCAACTGGAACGGCTTTGGGGCCACAAGTGATCGGTTTGCCCTAAGAGCTGAGTCTATTGACTGCATGGTTCCAGTCACGGAGAGCCTGCTGTGCACTGGCTCCACTGATGGAATCATCAG ggCTGTCAATATCCTTCCAAACCGAGTGGTGGGCACTGTGGGCCAGCATGCTGGAGAGCCTGTGGAGAAGCTGGCCCTTTCTCACTGTGGCTGCTTCCTGGCCAGCAGTGGCCATGACCAGCGCCTTAAGTTTTGGAACATGGCCGAGCTGCGGACTGTGGTAGTGGATGACTACCGCCAGCGGAAGAAAAAGGGAGGGCCCCTCCGGGCCCTAAGCAGTAAGGCTTGGAGCACAGATGACTTCTTTGCAGGACTGAGGGAGGAAGACGACTCCACAGctcagaaggaaggggaggagagtgaGGATGAAAGTGATTGA
- the DND1 gene encoding dead end protein homolog 1, with protein MGRKTYIRRHELFPRRDGVDKRHQRWEWGLLGLQLHRRGGGGAVIRHSNQPFPLQLWCERVNPENKAALEAWVRETGIRLVQVNGQRKYGGPPPGWVGSPPPAGSEVFIGRLPQDVYEHQLIPLFQRVGRLYEFRLMMTFSGLNRGFAYARYSSRRGAQAAIATLHNHPLRPSCPLLVCRSTEKCELSVDGLPPGLSRRALLLALQPLGPGLQEALLMPSPGPAPAQIALLKFNSHRAAAMAKKALVEGQSRLCGEQVAVEWLKPDLKQRLRQQLVGPSLQCLQPEGSRLALARDKLESQGARGALQLLCQRMKLGSPVFLTKCLGMGPAGWHRFWYQVVIPGHPVPFSGLIWVVLAPDVQNGHEMAKDAVSARLLEALSASRASLIPTGGAKAGTVVKQ; from the exons atggggagaaaaactTACATTAGGCGCCACGAGCTCTTCCCCAGG CGAGATGGGGTCGACAAGCGCCACCAGCGCTGGGAGTGGGGACTCCTTGGGCTGCAGCTGCACAGGCGAGGTGGCGGCGGCGCGGTGATCCGCCATTCCAACCAGCCCTTTCCTCTTCAGCTGTGGTGTGAGAGGGTGAATCCGGAAAACAAGGCAGCTTTGGAGGCATGGGTCAGGGAGACGGGCATCCGCCTGGTGCAGGTGAACGGGCAGAGGAAGTATGGCGGGCCACCCCCAG GCTGGGTGGGCAGCCCGCCGCCGGCCGGCTCAGAGGTGTTTATTGGGCGGCTGCCCCAAGACGTGTACGAGCACCAGCTGATCCCACTGTTCCAGCGCGTGGGCCGGCTCTACGAGTTCCGCCTGATGATGACCTTCAGCGGCTTAAACCGTGGCTTCGCCTACGCCCGCTACAGTTCGCGGCGCGGCGCCCAGGCCGCCATCGCCACGCTGCACAACCACCCGCTGCGGCCCTCCTGCCCGCTGCTCGTGTGCCGCAGTACTGAGAAGTGCGAGCTGAGTGTGGACGGGCTGCCTCCGGGGCTGAGTCGCCGCGCGTTGCTGCTCGCGCTGCAGCCCCTGGGTCCCGGCCTGCAGGAGGCGCTGCTGATGCCCAGCCCTGGGCCCGCGCCCGCGCAAATTGCGCTGCTGAAGTTCAACTCGCACCGCGCCGCCGCCATGGCCAAAAAAGCCCTAGTGGAAG GGCAATCACGCCTCTGTGGAGAGCAGGTGGCCGTGGAGTGGCTCAAGCCAGATCTGAAGCAGCGACTCCGCCAGCAGCTGGTGGGCCCCTCCCTGCAGTGCCTACAGCCAGAGGGCAGTCGGTTGGCCCTGGCCAGGGACAAGCTAGAGTCCCAAGGGGCTCGGGGTGCCCTGCAGCTGTTGTGCCAGCGGATGAAGCTGGGCAGCCCTGTGTTCCTCACCAAGTGTTTGGGCATGGGCCCTGCTGGCTGGCACCGCTTCTGGTACCAGGTGGTGATCCCTGGGCATCCAGTGCCCTTCAGTGGCCTCATCTGGGTTGTGCTGGCCCCAGATGTGCAGAATGGGCATGAGATGGCTAAGGATGCTGTGTCTGCAAGGTTGCTAGAGGCACTGAGTGCCTCTAGAGCCAGTCTTATACCGACTGGTGGGGCTAAGGCAGGTACCGTGGTTAAGCAGTGA
- the HARS1 gene encoding histidine--tRNA ligase, cytoplasmic isoform X2 encodes MAERAALEELVRLQGERVRGLKQQKASAEQIEEEVAKLLKLKAQLGPDEGKQKFVLKTPKGTRDYSPRQMAIREKVFDVIISCFKRHGAEVIDTPVFELKETLTGKYGEDSKLIYDLKDQGGELLSLRYDLTVPFARYLAMNKLTNIKRYHIAKVYRRDNPAMTRGRYREFYQCDFDIAGQFDPMIPDAECLKIMCEILSSLQIGDFLVKVNDRRILDGMFAICGVPDSKFRTICSSVDKLDKVSWEEVKNEMVGEKGLTPEVADHIGDYVQQHGGVSLVEQLLQDPKLSQNKQALEGLEDLKLLFEYLTLFGIADKISFDLSLARGLDYYTGVIYEAVLLQTPVRPGEEPLGVGSVAAGGRYDGLVGMFDPKGRKVPCVGLSIGVERIFSIVEQRLEALEEKVRTTETQVLVASAQKRLLEERLKLVSELWDAGVKAELLYKKNPKLLNQLQYCEEAGIPLVAIIGGCPKRRPCGRNQKENKPGPLHLLS; translated from the exons ATGGCAGAACGTGCAGCACTGGAGGAGCTAGTGCGACTTCAGGGAGAGCGCGTGCGGGGCCTCAAGCAGCAGAAGGCCAGCGCTGAGCAG ATTGAGGAGGAAGTGgcaaaactactaaaactgaaggCACAGCTGGGCCCTGATGAAGGGAAACAGAAGTTTGTGCTCAAGACCCCCAag GGTACAAGAGACTACAGTCCCCGGCAGATGGCCATTCGGGAGAAGGTGTTCGATGTAATCATCAGCTGCTTCAAGCGTCATGGTGCAGAAGTAATTGATACACCTGTGTTTGAACTGAAG GAAACACTGACTGGAAAGTATGGAGAAGACTCTAAGCTTATCTATGACCTGAAGGACCAAGGTGGAGAGCTGTTGTCCCTTCGCTATGACCTCACT GTTCCTTTTGCTCGATATTTAGCAATGAATAAACTGACCAACATTAAACGCTACCACATAGCAAAAGTATATCGGCGAGATAACCCAGCCATGACCCGTGGCCGATACCGGGAATTCTACCAGTGT GACTTTGACATTGCTGGACAATTTGATCCCATGATCCCTGATGCAGAGTGCCTGAAGATCATGTGTGAGATCCTGAGTTCACTTCAGATAGGTGACTTCCTGGTCAAG GTGAATGATCGGCGCATCCTAGATGGGATGTTTGCCATCTGTGGTGTTCCTGATAGCAAGTTCCGTACCATCTGCTCCTCAGTGGACAAGCTGGACAAG GTATCCTGGGAAGAAGTAAAGAATGAGATGGTGGGAGAGAAGGGCCTCACACCCGAGGTAGCTGACCACATTGGGGACTACGTCCAGCAGCATG GTGGGGTATCCCTGGTGGAACAGCTGCTCCAGGATCCTAAACTGTCCCAAAACAAACAGGCCTTGGAGGGCCTGGAAGACCTAAAACTGTTGTTTGAATATTTGACCCTGTTTGGCATTGCTGACAAG ATCTCCTTCGACCTGAGCCTTGCTCGAGGGCTAGACTACTATACTGGGGTGATCTATGAGGCGGTGCTGCTACAGACCCCAGTCCGGCCAGGGGAAGAGCCCCTGGGTGTGGGCAGTGTGGCTGCTGGAGGACGCTATGATGGGCTGGTAGGCATGTTTGACCCTAAAGGACGCAAGGTGCCATGTGTGGGGCTCAGCATTGGGGTGGAGCGGATCTTCTCCATTGTGGAGCAGAGGCTAGAG gcttTGGAGGAAAAAGTACGGACCACAGAAACACAGGTGCTTGTGGCATCCGCACAGAAGAGGCTGCTGGAGGAAAGACTAAAACTCGTTTCGGAGCTCTGGGATGCTGGGGTCAAG GCAGAGCTGCTCTACAAGAAGAACCCAAAGTTGCTGAACCAGCTGCAGTACTGTGAGGAGGCAGGCATCCCACTGGTGGCCATCATTG GTGGATGTCCGAAGAGAAGACCTTgtggaagaaatcaaaaggagaaCAAGCCCGGCCCTTTGCATCTGCTGAGTTGA
- the HARS1 gene encoding histidine--tRNA ligase, cytoplasmic isoform X4 gives MAIREKVFDVIISCFKRHGAEVIDTPVFELKETLTGKYGEDSKLIYDLKDQGGELLSLRYDLTVPFARYLAMNKLTNIKRYHIAKVYRRDNPAMTRGRYREFYQCDFDIAGQFDPMIPDAECLKIMCEILSSLQIGDFLVKVNDRRILDGMFAICGVPDSKFRTICSSVDKLDKVSWEEVKNEMVGEKGLTPEVADHIGDYVQQHGGVSLVEQLLQDPKLSQNKQALEGLEDLKLLFEYLTLFGIADKISFDLSLARGLDYYTGVIYEAVLLQTPVRPGEEPLGVGSVAAGGRYDGLVGMFDPKGRKVPCVGLSIGVERIFSIVEQRLEALEEKVRTTETQVLVASAQKRLLEERLKLVSELWDAGVKAELLYKKNPKLLNQLQYCEEAGIPLVAIIGEQELKDGVIKLRSVASREEVDVRREDLVEEIKRRTSPALCIC, from the exons ATGGCCATTCGGGAGAAGGTGTTCGATGTAATCATCAGCTGCTTCAAGCGTCATGGTGCAGAAGTAATTGATACACCTGTGTTTGAACTGAAG GAAACACTGACTGGAAAGTATGGAGAAGACTCTAAGCTTATCTATGACCTGAAGGACCAAGGTGGAGAGCTGTTGTCCCTTCGCTATGACCTCACT GTTCCTTTTGCTCGATATTTAGCAATGAATAAACTGACCAACATTAAACGCTACCACATAGCAAAAGTATATCGGCGAGATAACCCAGCCATGACCCGTGGCCGATACCGGGAATTCTACCAGTGT GACTTTGACATTGCTGGACAATTTGATCCCATGATCCCTGATGCAGAGTGCCTGAAGATCATGTGTGAGATCCTGAGTTCACTTCAGATAGGTGACTTCCTGGTCAAG GTGAATGATCGGCGCATCCTAGATGGGATGTTTGCCATCTGTGGTGTTCCTGATAGCAAGTTCCGTACCATCTGCTCCTCAGTGGACAAGCTGGACAAG GTATCCTGGGAAGAAGTAAAGAATGAGATGGTGGGAGAGAAGGGCCTCACACCCGAGGTAGCTGACCACATTGGGGACTACGTCCAGCAGCATG GTGGGGTATCCCTGGTGGAACAGCTGCTCCAGGATCCTAAACTGTCCCAAAACAAACAGGCCTTGGAGGGCCTGGAAGACCTAAAACTGTTGTTTGAATATTTGACCCTGTTTGGCATTGCTGACAAG ATCTCCTTCGACCTGAGCCTTGCTCGAGGGCTAGACTACTATACTGGGGTGATCTATGAGGCGGTGCTGCTACAGACCCCAGTCCGGCCAGGGGAAGAGCCCCTGGGTGTGGGCAGTGTGGCTGCTGGAGGACGCTATGATGGGCTGGTAGGCATGTTTGACCCTAAAGGACGCAAGGTGCCATGTGTGGGGCTCAGCATTGGGGTGGAGCGGATCTTCTCCATTGTGGAGCAGAGGCTAGAG gcttTGGAGGAAAAAGTACGGACCACAGAAACACAGGTGCTTGTGGCATCCGCACAGAAGAGGCTGCTGGAGGAAAGACTAAAACTCGTTTCGGAGCTCTGGGATGCTGGGGTCAAG GCAGAGCTGCTCTACAAGAAGAACCCAAAGTTGCTGAACCAGCTGCAGTACTGTGAGGAGGCAGGCATCCCACTGGTGGCCATCATTGGTGAGCAGGAGCTCAAGGATGGGGTCATCAAGCTTCGTTCGGTGGCCAGTAGGGAAGAG GTGGATGTCCGAAGAGAAGACCTTgtggaagaaatcaaaaggagaaCAAGCCCGGCCCTTTGCATCTGCTGA
- the HARS1 gene encoding histidine--tRNA ligase, cytoplasmic isoform X3, translating to MAERAALEELVRLQGERVRGLKQQKASAEQIEEEVAKLLKLKAQLGPDEGKQKFVLKTPKGTRDYSPRQMAIREKVFDVIISCFKRHGAEVIDTPVFELKETLTGKYGEDSKLIYDLKDQGGELLSLRYDLTVPFARYLAMNKLTNIKRYHIAKVYRRDNPAMTRGRYREFYQCDFDIAGQFDPMIPDAECLKIMCEILSSLQIGDFLVKVNDRRILDGMFAICGVPDSKFRTICSSVDKLDKVSWEEVKNEMVGEKGLTPEVADHIGDYVQQHGGVSLVEQLLQDPKLSQNKQALEGLEDLKLLFEYLTLFGIADKISFDLSLARGLDYYTGVIYEAVLLQTPVRPGEEPLGVGSVAAGGRYDGLALEEKVRTTETQVLVASAQKRLLEERLKLVSELWDAGVKAELLYKKNPKLLNQLQYCEEAGIPLVAIIGEQELKDGVIKLRSVASREEVDVRREDLVEEIKRRTSPALCIC from the exons ATGGCAGAACGTGCAGCACTGGAGGAGCTAGTGCGACTTCAGGGAGAGCGCGTGCGGGGCCTCAAGCAGCAGAAGGCCAGCGCTGAGCAG ATTGAGGAGGAAGTGgcaaaactactaaaactgaaggCACAGCTGGGCCCTGATGAAGGGAAACAGAAGTTTGTGCTCAAGACCCCCAag GGTACAAGAGACTACAGTCCCCGGCAGATGGCCATTCGGGAGAAGGTGTTCGATGTAATCATCAGCTGCTTCAAGCGTCATGGTGCAGAAGTAATTGATACACCTGTGTTTGAACTGAAG GAAACACTGACTGGAAAGTATGGAGAAGACTCTAAGCTTATCTATGACCTGAAGGACCAAGGTGGAGAGCTGTTGTCCCTTCGCTATGACCTCACT GTTCCTTTTGCTCGATATTTAGCAATGAATAAACTGACCAACATTAAACGCTACCACATAGCAAAAGTATATCGGCGAGATAACCCAGCCATGACCCGTGGCCGATACCGGGAATTCTACCAGTGT GACTTTGACATTGCTGGACAATTTGATCCCATGATCCCTGATGCAGAGTGCCTGAAGATCATGTGTGAGATCCTGAGTTCACTTCAGATAGGTGACTTCCTGGTCAAG GTGAATGATCGGCGCATCCTAGATGGGATGTTTGCCATCTGTGGTGTTCCTGATAGCAAGTTCCGTACCATCTGCTCCTCAGTGGACAAGCTGGACAAG GTATCCTGGGAAGAAGTAAAGAATGAGATGGTGGGAGAGAAGGGCCTCACACCCGAGGTAGCTGACCACATTGGGGACTACGTCCAGCAGCATG GTGGGGTATCCCTGGTGGAACAGCTGCTCCAGGATCCTAAACTGTCCCAAAACAAACAGGCCTTGGAGGGCCTGGAAGACCTAAAACTGTTGTTTGAATATTTGACCCTGTTTGGCATTGCTGACAAG ATCTCCTTCGACCTGAGCCTTGCTCGAGGGCTAGACTACTATACTGGGGTGATCTATGAGGCGGTGCTGCTACAGACCCCAGTCCGGCCAGGGGAAGAGCCCCTGGGTGTGGGCAGTGTGGCTGCTGGAGGACGCTATGATGGGCTG gcttTGGAGGAAAAAGTACGGACCACAGAAACACAGGTGCTTGTGGCATCCGCACAGAAGAGGCTGCTGGAGGAAAGACTAAAACTCGTTTCGGAGCTCTGGGATGCTGGGGTCAAG GCAGAGCTGCTCTACAAGAAGAACCCAAAGTTGCTGAACCAGCTGCAGTACTGTGAGGAGGCAGGCATCCCACTGGTGGCCATCATTGGTGAGCAGGAGCTCAAGGATGGGGTCATCAAGCTTCGTTCGGTGGCCAGTAGGGAAGAG GTGGATGTCCGAAGAGAAGACCTTgtggaagaaatcaaaaggagaaCAAGCCCGGCCCTTTGCATCTGCTGA
- the HARS1 gene encoding histidine--tRNA ligase, cytoplasmic isoform X1, whose protein sequence is MAERAALEELVRLQGERVRGLKQQKASAEQIEEEVAKLLKLKAQLGPDEGKQKFVLKTPKGTRDYSPRQMAIREKVFDVIISCFKRHGAEVIDTPVFELKETLTGKYGEDSKLIYDLKDQGGELLSLRYDLTVPFARYLAMNKLTNIKRYHIAKVYRRDNPAMTRGRYREFYQCDFDIAGQFDPMIPDAECLKIMCEILSSLQIGDFLVKVNDRRILDGMFAICGVPDSKFRTICSSVDKLDKVSWEEVKNEMVGEKGLTPEVADHIGDYVQQHGGVSLVEQLLQDPKLSQNKQALEGLEDLKLLFEYLTLFGIADKISFDLSLARGLDYYTGVIYEAVLLQTPVRPGEEPLGVGSVAAGGRYDGLVGMFDPKGRKVPCVGLSIGVERIFSIVEQRLEALEEKVRTTETQVLVASAQKRLLEERLKLVSELWDAGVKAELLYKKNPKLLNQLQYCEEAGIPLVAIIGEQELKDGVIKLRSVASREEVDVRREDLVEEIKRRTSPALCIC, encoded by the exons ATGGCAGAACGTGCAGCACTGGAGGAGCTAGTGCGACTTCAGGGAGAGCGCGTGCGGGGCCTCAAGCAGCAGAAGGCCAGCGCTGAGCAG ATTGAGGAGGAAGTGgcaaaactactaaaactgaaggCACAGCTGGGCCCTGATGAAGGGAAACAGAAGTTTGTGCTCAAGACCCCCAag GGTACAAGAGACTACAGTCCCCGGCAGATGGCCATTCGGGAGAAGGTGTTCGATGTAATCATCAGCTGCTTCAAGCGTCATGGTGCAGAAGTAATTGATACACCTGTGTTTGAACTGAAG GAAACACTGACTGGAAAGTATGGAGAAGACTCTAAGCTTATCTATGACCTGAAGGACCAAGGTGGAGAGCTGTTGTCCCTTCGCTATGACCTCACT GTTCCTTTTGCTCGATATTTAGCAATGAATAAACTGACCAACATTAAACGCTACCACATAGCAAAAGTATATCGGCGAGATAACCCAGCCATGACCCGTGGCCGATACCGGGAATTCTACCAGTGT GACTTTGACATTGCTGGACAATTTGATCCCATGATCCCTGATGCAGAGTGCCTGAAGATCATGTGTGAGATCCTGAGTTCACTTCAGATAGGTGACTTCCTGGTCAAG GTGAATGATCGGCGCATCCTAGATGGGATGTTTGCCATCTGTGGTGTTCCTGATAGCAAGTTCCGTACCATCTGCTCCTCAGTGGACAAGCTGGACAAG GTATCCTGGGAAGAAGTAAAGAATGAGATGGTGGGAGAGAAGGGCCTCACACCCGAGGTAGCTGACCACATTGGGGACTACGTCCAGCAGCATG GTGGGGTATCCCTGGTGGAACAGCTGCTCCAGGATCCTAAACTGTCCCAAAACAAACAGGCCTTGGAGGGCCTGGAAGACCTAAAACTGTTGTTTGAATATTTGACCCTGTTTGGCATTGCTGACAAG ATCTCCTTCGACCTGAGCCTTGCTCGAGGGCTAGACTACTATACTGGGGTGATCTATGAGGCGGTGCTGCTACAGACCCCAGTCCGGCCAGGGGAAGAGCCCCTGGGTGTGGGCAGTGTGGCTGCTGGAGGACGCTATGATGGGCTGGTAGGCATGTTTGACCCTAAAGGACGCAAGGTGCCATGTGTGGGGCTCAGCATTGGGGTGGAGCGGATCTTCTCCATTGTGGAGCAGAGGCTAGAG gcttTGGAGGAAAAAGTACGGACCACAGAAACACAGGTGCTTGTGGCATCCGCACAGAAGAGGCTGCTGGAGGAAAGACTAAAACTCGTTTCGGAGCTCTGGGATGCTGGGGTCAAG GCAGAGCTGCTCTACAAGAAGAACCCAAAGTTGCTGAACCAGCTGCAGTACTGTGAGGAGGCAGGCATCCCACTGGTGGCCATCATTGGTGAGCAGGAGCTCAAGGATGGGGTCATCAAGCTTCGTTCGGTGGCCAGTAGGGAAGAG GTGGATGTCCGAAGAGAAGACCTTgtggaagaaatcaaaaggagaaCAAGCCCGGCCCTTTGCATCTGCTGA